From Spirochaetota bacterium, one genomic window encodes:
- a CDS encoding 1-acyl-sn-glycerol-3-phosphate acyltransferase encodes MNHSNGIIYEFFILCFKIASKLMRHRPHLKGREFLQSIPDLVIFTPTHDSYFEVPSLSKVYYALKPRPHFVVMAKKDFLSGYYLSSNFGRKNKIAYYLLYLLDRTGLPKAFFKKMKLIDIPRPFIEDFQNKDAMKSEISAQMAKLKESIYSGFSTLIFPEGTTWGFGGLKNLRSGIFQLVDSTYRHFQKKLYILPINVKVDRCIAGKKDIFINVGKPVFILDDKENFLKKVSHILKSLHTITFSQIASAYLQRVSMAFEEIDKAIALKKEEIASHLDAIINEFIELVKEGKLPNIDEYLNDNGYRHKKLKRFLKFCIKKGYIEKKNDFYIINTKKVLASFPIKSYRKENPVGFTANELLSIDYTSIVAIYQKYCNYTNTTALQVQ; translated from the coding sequence ATGAACCATTCCAACGGCATAATCTACGAATTTTTTATATTATGTTTTAAGATTGCCTCAAAACTCATGCGCCATAGACCACACCTTAAAGGGAGAGAATTTTTACAATCCATCCCCGACCTTGTTATATTTACACCAACTCACGACAGTTACTTTGAGGTACCTTCTTTATCAAAAGTATACTATGCTTTGAAGCCAAGGCCACATTTTGTGGTTATGGCAAAAAAGGATTTTTTAAGCGGTTACTATCTGTCATCAAATTTTGGAAGAAAGAATAAAATTGCCTATTATCTATTGTATTTATTGGACAGAACTGGACTTCCTAAAGCTTTTTTCAAAAAAATGAAACTCATTGATATCCCACGCCCTTTTATTGAAGATTTTCAAAACAAGGATGCAATGAAATCCGAAATATCCGCACAGATGGCAAAACTGAAGGAATCAATTTACAGCGGCTTTTCCACTCTGATATTCCCTGAAGGTACAACATGGGGGTTTGGAGGTCTTAAAAATTTACGGAGCGGCATTTTCCAGTTGGTTGACAGTACCTATCGCCATTTTCAAAAAAAGCTCTATATACTGCCAATAAATGTCAAGGTTGACAGATGTATAGCTGGCAAAAAGGATATTTTCATTAACGTAGGCAAGCCAGTTTTTATCTTAGATGATAAAGAAAATTTTTTGAAGAAAGTATCACATATTTTAAAAAGCCTGCACACTATAACGTTCAGCCAGATTGCCTCAGCCTACCTGCAGCGAGTGTCAATGGCTTTTGAAGAAATTGATAAAGCGATAGCTCTAAAAAAAGAAGAAATTGCATCACATCTAGATGCCATAATCAATGAATTTATAGAACTCGTTAAAGAAGGTAAACTTCCCAACATTGACGAATATCTCAATGACAATGGTTACCGGCATAAAAAATTAAAACGCTTTTTGAAATTTTGTATTAAGAAGGGATATATTGAAAAGAAAAACGATTTTTATATTATTAATACTAAAAAGGTGTTAGCTTCATTTCCAATTAAATCATATCGTAAAGAAAATCCCGTGGGGTTTACTGCAAATGAATTGTTATCAATAGATTACACTTCCATAGTAGCCATATACCAAAAATACTGTAATTATACTAACACCACAGCATTGCAGGTACAATAA